One Engystomops pustulosus chromosome 7, aEngPut4.maternal, whole genome shotgun sequence DNA window includes the following coding sequences:
- the STARD9 gene encoding stAR-related lipid transfer protein 9 isoform X2, with protein MRSDSQASFVSEGSLDWLDLSGDFSSSSKGNSLTLNTRNSESPSEDYQQGLRELEATYRKQIEEQQLYVEDLKSQIQTAQAKGEKELEHEQSLINQQTQEYQQWLVKEKERLGALCHQKRESSSQTEPKTYVEVEVQNCVQTDIQPSLEEQEGKKLVQLELLRKCSLRRAERNIRRKRVKLQLERIVKKQKLLEAKKTLQQLQAACWLSDDIVKPTLSHIPKVQETTALHRSRSSPSGFSSYRRCSLPWTLPQLPNSYSAVLKRKCKSELAQTTKTDDVRNPLRSVSIDCLLNSSAIPGSNGEPDINPPNINTKYLQFFDEERINLHIKQGAAVATLSSIDLQMSKKRLKMDKPKVGSKGSSNNVTAEQPKRRNLRATVSTAAKDSKLKTLKSPSPMTASGLKKYTVPEKGKTSPKSDIGKLPPQKSVKHTQISPGQAKPPSGESMLKSKPTRYNIAPVKSLAQRKPTEQSKKVSSVGNTSKESNRRGENPTNDRGRISTDRLGRVLPKTNNIRTLGGNKRDDHSDSSDSESFYSVDSLSSAYASVLTEQLKQEELQRQRSHKGHRESDSDDSQISQDSLAEKDKRKERPNKRRFNKYKTIGATSTNAAFRGDHNSFPLVTTGSVTAGLTKSFSLDSLADADDVLEVDSAEELPAEIFWKLQSPRNLILNEEDQNKENCEVVREDGDLDSSSSFYLKVNDGSVPDNCSATIHGKTDYHAATPLAVCDGRSQTISLPRDIACGSSELFNKIDTLRPNVIIVHGNAASPDSAPTLGPKVGEDVINLICTNENVAGIDPKQFASQLDAPLLKPEQHTCSYSAPHIETQNRPANKSTITKMSQEEKCHDSCLLECRNLDKRYSADKDSPPVLTKCERNEPLSECKDNLESPLETPVSYILMNEIEEDEQSKTKVDPIGSKNVTNIVENLCPIKLQEIPIVDHMKKCEETQDNLHPNKTNENTNLAMPGSSRPHVENLHEQQQSPICQKTILSEPLCCESHDNNTSISNVKGDDQLIYCDSKAIQLKSQNQRFPVEQEINANREGKTETPTNFIQETKDESEQYSVQTHGTCEHGEMLSAGNINHSADDGGVDKNILLPIHHRSHLQHKGEITTSSPTSPTSQQTKFDQNIHSASQEVKLNSSTQNPAILVDPSPLSQEVCRKSEKPDVEVREPFPDTKLSYHLISDDCMDVVAECNSRISNENTEGLCFALEVDGTLDENVYMADFAENSSSMKSVPNRASTRSPDNVLHCIQAKSEDFDNAKDKGKENSQSSERTLPKNNFSRNDESENLLANSCSVCQRSSESNDTTSFVFCSKCTRNKSQINDESLPIIQPKEIQLSLENAQIKRGDNVKDEQSHLEASKQIYVSKIDNQSCSRDLSTDDSPQSYFSKDEGPLTSYKTYPSCLNERFPLKNSKLTKFKDINCNDDVSFGNDFSYLKDFLSGSDDWKHCNSPENNREDTSIGTRQQEDDSFNHYLVEGRNGPYQPLPYYEANMQNKHFIKIKHQNENMDETMFSDNSKERLASKQTDLNTTFPSTTEKDATGIDNVLKVDSLQCSTSHKGTEEERTDYKPQTGAPEQSTLYKTRGCGPEADLPHAIAKPRVGTELNHTTCTKSNISKYSLLQGKYGSTEEQLHNDDRTREDISLQLNTHKCANLSEKNRDECGTVIEDACILQYKSGPRTTQEDYTTLQSIDARALSNTTSSNLPKCNTKCDAGQDAPSDFLNEKNEECTTTNNYADSEMLALFRDKICSGHGIEDHMYQPATPHIMSADGFSGEPTTDMTAGSFSRIQYTKTCNVSCELKGLCDHNIPVHDQINKVNGSVTCAVDQSGSPVRDNDQPKEKCLTTRVCGEYSPDLSESTDVSSSDTDTSRYLVLRKVPSTKLQNNIIEVLTEDESQSPMNKETPYSSEEMSPCTESIETSSPEHPNNMDSSESHMNAIDLSTVLVTPSRVNGHLMAEDVNPNIISEVDAQQNVADHSIQTVQYSPPTIVSNVLMEGGGNKSYLTKKPQDGHLRNFIANPLHQAEQSVDVVDNTEGLHFSSSDINPFVHSWQQEENPKPSWRNCTFNSASDVSRAKCREQAAKLIRCSSVDEGLNSHNSPFYSHLSSYAKPVSSTISSLGRNDSRPDITSLDDSQELSDESAVMCTGNRPEFTELSVLQTKLEDYSQLDEIIFLYTSESESYTEPAKRVSVEQGTHKHKHRKTSKHQRSHTDVSSSRQMRSRNAYQRPASWSSVQSMSLHLSQLLQETSELLGNLSKHNPENVSTDTFKIQRDSEEQILKRSVRDSSTQTAVDKGIQTDSQMVNNGQQHGWEPSHYLNSSGINVIVKVLGTDSLSHIPQNTGVTEQSNSKVTKTRTQSLPNLNEIEPCKQSEHVSFHSPQVHASTPFLTGLQDLPSTAIPCSSSKSSSISTNVNKCADDTVVNSPSSSVVNSTGYHISYHEKTSMVDRASSPILTVKASKKFHHKLVPESHLNNQNFVKILRNRKRKERELRDLQVNSSQTETDSESNAGNEYKATRSSSLKESTRKRVSTAKVQRFVSEGCILPGTCSSFTNHSSSNSEITGSGRRCSGGNYFTSTDLGKAPQPWEHLQSLQNLSLIPQPVTYQNEQMPSQSVKELPSDKNDVGSFTVTSSNLYMKNRSYPYSPSQVSGIGLHLQEDGLSVVESECNTDILLGQDPTFRASQIHHSYALHDLPMHNKFSNWSGVQGSSTRSGMVSSSPNLNVRSPARNETSQEALESRSQEIERLQRERAEVLSAIHLEMNPLPLTVQLAEAKLSYGIGETDALLRVLQTGKMDPQDTGTIKKQLYERHMKVIENLRKEREERLHIFRRSRSLSPQKQLSASQTSLTSLKESDLPSRRREYLQQLRRDVVDHTRIQVPKSRSQCPSEIEVMLKDYQKAREEAKTEIAKARDKLRERAELERRRLQQGSLSKDDTKMTTLVSTSTLFSNSSLSLSSGPTSGYNSGMTATIGQSSKIGSQEILPRSLDPAVGTGRGRSGVRNCDLFTPTDILVPDPHITSYTLKMEDVLGKSPQRDPLLQSPASYQDLATQVQASAMAEVMTACSYDIKMLYSRQAAAGWIYQSTEKDVLVYYKAFASPTKHGFLGAGVIKRPLHDVWCVVKDIDTRRLYDQSILTAHVHERVGSNVQLVHVMTDTSLCYLKQPRDFCCMAVEYKQEKCYSLCFQSVYNESMPRPNKDTVRGELLPSAWILQPDTINGEAVTRVIYMIQVDLGAPAIPSRLLSVISKRQPLVIANLASYLCR; from the exons AAATTCGGAGTCTCCATCTGAGGACTACCAGCAAGGGCTGAGAGAATTAGAAGCCACATATAGGAAACAAATAGAAGAACAACAGCTTTATGTAGAGGACTTGAAAAGTCAGATCCAGACCGCCCAGGCGAAGGGAGAGAAGGAGCTGGAGCACGAGCAGTCTCTGATCAATCAGCAGACCCAAGAAT ATCAGCAGTGGCTTGTAAAGGAGAAGGAGCGTCTCGGTGCTTTGTGTCATCAGAAACGGGAATCATCGTCTCAGACTGAACCAAAGACTTATGTGGAGGTTGAGGTTCAGAACTGTGTACAGACTGACATCCAGCCATCGCTGGAAGAACAAGAAGGGAAGAAATTGGTGCAGCTGGAGCTCCTCCGAAAATGCTCCCTACGTAGAGCGGAGCGAAACATCCGGAGGAAAAGGGTTAAGCTTCAGCTAGAGAGAATTGTCAAGAAACAAAAACTTTTAGAGGCCAAGAAAACTCTCCAGCAGCTGCAGGCAGCGTGTTGGCTCAGTGATGACATAGTGAAACCAACTCTTTCCCATATCCCAAAGGTACAAGAGACGACAGCTCTGCACCGGAGTCGTAGTTCTCCTTCTGGATTCTCATCCTACAGGAGATGCTCATTGCCTTGGACCTTACCGCAACTACCTAATTCATACAG TGCTGTTCTGAAAAGaaaatgtaagtctgaactggCTCAGACCACCAAGACTGATGACGTTAGAAATCCTTTACGAAGTGTATCCATAGATTGTCTTCTTAATTCTTCTGCTATCCCGGGTAGCAATGGAGAGCCGGACATTAATCCTCCCAATATAAATACCaaatatttgcaattttttgACGAAGAAAGAATTAACTTGCACATAAAACAAGGCGCTGCTGTTGCCACTCTTTCATCAATTGATTTACAAATGAGCAAAAAGCGTCTCAAAATGGATAAACCTAAAGTTGGGTCCAAGGGGTCTTCCAATAATGTCACAGCTGAACAACCAAAGAGAAGAAACCTAAGGGCAACAGTGTCTACAGCAGCCAAGGACTCAAAATTAAAGACATTGAAAAGCCCTTCTCCTATGACTGCTAGTGGCCTTAAAAAGTATACAGTACCAGAAAAGGGAAAAACAAGCCCAAAAAGTGATATAGGAAAGTTACCACCACAAAAATCTGTGAAGCATACACAGATATCACCTGGCCAAGCTAAACCACCTTCTGGAGAATCTATGTTAAAAAGCAAGCCAACCAGATACAACATAGCTCCTGTTAAATCACTTGCACAAAGAAAACCTACTGAGCAATCTAAAAAGGTTTCATCTGTAGGTAACACTTCCAAGGAAAGCAACAGACGAGGAGAAAACCCAACAAATGACAGGGGCAGGATAAGCACAGACAGGCTTGGTAGAGTACTCCCGAAAACCAATAATATCCGGACATTGGGAGGCAATAAGAGGGATGACCATAGTGATTCATCAGATAGCGAAAGTTTCTATTCTGTTGATTCTCTTTCTTCTGCTTATGCCAGCGTTTTAACTGAGCAACTAAAACAGGAGGAATTACAGAGGCAGCGGAGTCATAAAGGCCACAGGGAGTCAGACAGTGATGACAGTCAGATATCTCAAGACTCTCTCGCTGAAAAAGACAAGAGAAAAGAGAGACccaataaaagaagatttaacAAATACAAGACTATCGGGGCAACATCCACCAACGCAGCATTTCGTGGAGACCACAATTCTTTCCCTTTGGTTACAACTGGATCAGTCACTGCTGGATTGACCAAAAGTTTCTCTCTAGATAGCTTGGCTGATGCAGATGATGTACTTGAGGTGGATTCAGCTGAAGAACTTCCAGCTGAGATCTTCTGGAAGCTTCAAAGCCCTAGAAATCTAATCTTAAATGAGGAAGATCAAAATAAGGAAAATTGTGAAGTCGTAAGAGAAGATGGTGACTTGGACTCCAGTAGTTCTTTTTATCTCAAGGTGAATGATGGATCTGTCCCTGACAACTGCAGTGCTACTATACATGGAAAAACAGACTACCACGCTGCTACCCCTTTAGCTGTATGTGATGGGAGGTCTCAAACAATCTCACTTCCTCGTGATATCGCTTGTGGTTCCTCtgaattatttaataaaatagaTACCTTGAGGCCAAATGTGATTATTGTACATGGGAACGCTGCTTCTCCAGACTCTGCTCCAACGTTGGGGCCTAAGGTTGGAGAAGATGTGATAAACCTTATATGTACTAATGAAAATGTCGCTGGGATTGACCCTAAACAATTTGCAAGTCAACTTGATGCTCCACTTTTGAAACCAGAGCAACATACGTGTTCCTACTCAGCCCCTCATATAGAAACACAAAACAGACCAGCAAATAAATCTACCATTACAAAAATGAGTCAAGAAGAAAAATGTCATGACTCTTGTCTACTTGAATGTAGGAATTTAGATAAAAGATACTCTGCTGACAAAGACTCTCCTCCTGTTCTTACTAAATGTGAAAGAAATGAACCACTGTCAGAATGTAAGGACAACTTGGAAAGTCCTTTAGAGACTCCAGTATcctacattttaatgaatgaaatTGAGGAAGATGAGCAGTCCAAGACCAAAGTTGACCCCATAGGCTCAAAAAATGTCACTAACATAGTAGAAAACCTCTGTCCTATAAAGCTCCAGGAGATCCCCATTGTGGATCACATGAAAAAATGTGAAGAAACCCAAGACAATTTACATCCTAACAAGACAAATGAGAATACAAACTTGGCCATGCCAGGGTCCTCCCGTCCTCACGTTGAGAACCTGCATGAGCAACAACAGTCTCCCATTTGTCAAAAAACAATCTTATCCGAGCCTTTATGTTGTGAGTCACATGACAATAACACAAGTATAAGTAATGTAAAGGGAGATGATCAACTTATTTATTGTGATTCTAAGGCCATTCAGTTGAAATCACAAAACCAAAGGTTTCCAGTGGAGCAGGAGATAAATGCTAATAGAGAAGGGAAAACCGAGACTCCAACAAACTTCATACAAGAGACAAAAGATGAATCCGAACAATACTCTGTCCAAACACATGGCACTTGTGAACATGGGGAAATGTTAAGCGCTGGCAATATAAATCATAGTGCAGATGATGGCGGAGTGGACAAAAACATCCTCCTACCAATCCACCACAGATCCCATCTGCAACATAAAGGAGAAATCACAACGTCATCTCCTACATCTCCCACTTCTCAACAGACTAAATTTGACCAAAATATACATTCTGCAAGCCAAGAAGTAAAACTTAACTCTTCTACTCAAAACCCTGCAATACTTGTAGACCCCAGTCCGTTATCACAAGAGGTTTGCCGCAAATCTGAAAAACCAGATGTGGAGGTTAGAGAACCTTTTCCAGACACAAAGCTTAGCTATCATCTGATCAGTGATGATTGTATGGATGTTGTGGCAGAATGCAATAGTCGTATCTCAAATGAAAATACTGAGGGATTATGTTTTGCACTAGAAGTTGATGGCACTTTGGATGAAAATGTTTACATGGCTGATTTTGCAGAAAACTCTTCAAGCATGAAATCTGTACCCAACAGGGCTTCTACTCGAAGCCCAGACAATGTTCTTCACTGCATTCAAGCTAAATCAGAAGATTTTGATAATGCTAAAGACAAAGGTAAGGAGAATTCACAATCAAGTGAAAGGACGTTACCAAAAAATAACTTTTCTAGAAACGATGAGTCTGAAAATTTATTAGCAAATTCTTGTTCCGTATGTCAAAGATCATCCGAGAGTAATGATACCACAAGCTTTGTATTCTGCTCTAAGTGCACCAGAAATAAAAGCCAAATTAATGATGAAAGTTTACCCATTATTCAACCCAAAGAAATACAACTTTCACTTGAAAACGCCCAGATAAAAAGAGGCGACAATGTAAAGGATGAACAGAGCCATTTAGAGGCTTCCAAACAGATCTACGTCTCCAAAATTGATAATCAATCCTGCAGTAGGGATTTGTCCACAGATGACAGTCCACAGTCTTACTTTTCAAAGGATGAAGGTCCATTAACGTCATACAAAACATACCCATCTTGCCTCAATGAACGTTTTCcattaaaaaattcaaaattaaCAAAGTTTAAGGATATTAATTGCAATGATGACGTGTCATTTGGAAATGACTTCAGTTACTTAAAGGATTTTCTTTCAGGGAGTGATGATTGGAAGCACTGTAATAGTCCGGAAAATAATAGAGAAGATACATCCATTGGTACAAGGCAACAGGAAGATGACTCTTTCAATCACTATTTGGTAGAAGGTAGGAATGGTCCATATCAACCCCTTCCATATTATGAGGCCAATATGCagaataaacattttattaaaataaagcaTCAGAATGAAAATATGGATGAAACTATGTTTTCAGACAATTCAAAAGAAAGGTTGGCCTCTAAGCAGACTGACTTGAATACTACTTTTCCAAGCACGACAGAAAAAGATGCCACAGGTATAGATAACGTTTTAAAGGTTGATAGCTTGCAGTGTTCCACAAGTCATAAAGGTACAGAGGAAGAAAGGACAGACTATAAACCCCAAACTGGAGCCCCAGAACAAAGTACTTTATATAAGACAAGAGGTTGTGGCCCAGAAGCTGATTTACCACATGCAATCGCAAAACCTCGAGTCGGCACAGAACTGAACCACACTACTTGTACTAAAAGTAACATTAGTAAGTATAGCCTCTTACAGGGTAAATATGGGAGCACAGAGGAACAACTTCACAATGATGACAGAACACGAGAAGACATTTCACTTCAGCTAAACACACATAAGTGTGCAAATCTATCGGAAAAGAATCGAGATGAATGTGGTACAGTAATAGAAGATGCCTGCATACTACAATATAAGTCTGGTCCTCGTACAACTCAAGAAGATTACACCACTTTACAGTCCATAGATGCACGTGCATTATCAAATACTACATCAAGCAATTTGCCAAAGTGCAACACGAAGTGTGACGCAGGGCAGGATGCACCCTCTGACTTCCTTAACGAAAAGAATGAAGAATGTACAACTACAAATAACTATGCAGATTCAGAAATGCTGGCTTTATTCAGAGATAAAATATGTTCTGGGCATGGCATAGAAGACCACATGTATCAGCCAGCAACTCCACATATTATGTCTGCTGATGGATTTAGTGGGGAACCTACCACAGACATGACAGCTGGTTCATTCAGTCGTATCCAATACACAAAGACCTGCAACGTATCATGTGAATTGAAAGGCTTATGTGACCACAATATACCAGTACATGACCAAATCAACAAAGTAAACGGCAGTGTGACTTGTGCTGTAGACCAAAGCGGCTCCCCCGTACGAGACAATGATCAACCTAAGGAAAAGTGTCTGACTACAAGAGTCTGTGGAGAATATTCTCCAGATCTTAGCGAATCTACTGACGTTTCTTCCAGTGACACAGATACATCCAGATATTTGGTTTTAAGGAAAGTCCCATCTACTAAATTGCAGAATAACATTATAGAAGTGTTAACTGAAGATGAATCACAATCACCAATGAATAAAGAGACGCCTTATTCCAGTGAAGAAATGTCACCGTGTACAGAGAGTATTGAAACGTCATCCCCTGAACATCCCAATAATATGGATTCATCCGAGTCTCATATGAATGCCATTGACCTGTCCACAGTATTGGTGACTCCCTCCAGGGTTAATGGACATTTAATGGCTGAAGATGTCAATCCTAATATAATATCAGAGGTAGATGCACAACAAAATGTGGCTGATCATTCTATTCAAACCGTTCAGTATTCGCCTCCTACCATAGTCAGCAATGTTTTAATGGAAGGTGGAGGTAACAAATCTTATTTAACAAAGAAGCCACAGGATGGACACCTCAGGAATTTTATTGCCAATCCTTTACACCAAGCAGAGCAGTCAGTAGATGTGGTAGACAATACTGAAGGTCTTCACTTCTCCTCCAGTGACATCAATCCCTTTGTTcattcctggcagcaggaagagaATCCCAAACCTTCGTGGAGGAACTGCACATTCAATAGTGCCAGCGATGTATCCCGTGCCAAGTGCAGGGAACAGGCTGCTAAACTCATACGCTGCTCCAGTGTCGATGAAGGACTTAATAGTCACAATTCTCCCTTTTACTCTCATCTTAGTTCCTATGCAAAGCCAGTATCCAGCACCATAAGCAGTCTCGGAAGGAACGATTCGAGGCCAGATATTACTTCACTGGACGATTCTCAGGAACTTTCTGATGAGTCTGCCGTCATGTGCACGGGGAATCGGCCAGAGTTTACAGAATTGTCAGTATTACAGACAAAATTAGAAGACTACTCGCAGCTGGATGAAATAATATTTCTGTACACGTCGGAGTCAGAGAGTTACACTGAACCTGCAAAACGAGTATCTGTGGAACAAGgcacacacaagcataagcatcGGAAGACCTCTAAGCACCAGAGAAGCCACACCGATGTGTCATCTTCAAGGCAGATGAGGAGTAGAAATGCTTACCAGAGGCCAGCATCTTGGTCAAGTGTGCAGAGTATGTCCCTACATTTATCACAGCTCCTTCAAGAGACTTCAGAATTACTGGGAAATCTCTCCAAGCATAATCCTGAAAATGTAAGTACAGATACCTTCAAGATACAAAGAGATTCCGAAGAGCAGATTCTAAAGAGGTCAGTAAGAGACTCATCCACTCAGACTGCCGTGGACAAAGGTATTCAGACAGATTCGCAGATGGTGAACAATGGACAACAGCATGGGTGGGAGCCCAGTCATTACCTAAACTCCTCAGGGATAAATGTCATAGTTAAAGTTCTAGGAACAGATTCCTTGTCTCACATTCCTCAAAACACTGGTGTAACAGAACAAAGTAACAGCAAAGTGACTAAAACTCGGACACAAAGTCTACCAAACCTGAACGAGATTGAGCCTTGCAAACAATCGGAGCATGTGTCGTTTCATTCACCACAAGTCCACGCATCCACTCCATTCCTAACCGGCTTGCAGGACTTGCCATCAACAGCTATCCCATGTTCTTCCTCAAAAAGTTCTTCTATTTCCACAAATGTGAATAAATGTGCAGATGATACAGTAGTAAACAGTCCATCTTCtagtgtggtgaactccacaggataCCACATCAGTTATCATGAGAAAACATCCATGGTGGATAGAGCTTCTTCACCGATTCTTACTGTGAAAGCAAGTAAAAAATTTCACCACAAACTTGTACCAGAAAGTCATTTAAACAATCAGAACTTCGTTAAAATTCTGCGTAACAGAAAGAGAAAAGAGCGTGAGCTCCGTGATCTACAAGTGAACAGTTCGCAAACCGAAACAGACAGTGAATCTAATGCAGGCAATGAGTATAAAGCAACACGGAGCAGCTCATTGAAGGAAAGCACCCGAAAAAGAGTTTCCACCGCCAAAGTGCAGAGATTTGTGAGTGAGGGTTGCATTTTACCTGGTACATGCTCGTCCTTTACCAACCATTCCAGTAGCAATTCAGAGATTACGGGTAGTGGAAGAAGATGTAGTGGTGGGAATTATTTCACGTCCACGGATTTGGGGAAGGCTCCTCAACCTTGGGAGCACTTGCAGTCGCTTCAAAATCTTTCTCTAATCCCACAACCCGTAACATATCAAAATGAGCAAATGCCAAGTCAAAGTGTAAAAGAATTACCTAGTGATAAGAATGATGTTGGCAGCTTTACTGTAACGTCAAGTAACTTGTACATGAAAAATAGAAGCTATCCCTACTCTCCTTCACAGGTGAGTGGCATTGGCTTGCACCTACAAGAAGATGGATTATCAGTAGTAGAAAGTGAATGTAATACGGATATTCTACTTGGTCAGGATCCGACCTTCAGAGCCAGTCAGATACATCACAGTTATGCTCTGCACGATCTTCCGATGCACAATAAGTTCAGCAATTGGTCTGGGGTGCAGGGAAGTTCAACCAGAAGTGGGATGGTGAGCAGCAGTCCAAATCTGAATGTGAGAAGTCCTGCTAGGAATGAAACATCTCAGGAAGCGCTTGAGAGCAGATCCCAGGAGATTGAGAGATTACAAAGAGAACGGGCAGAGGTTTTGTCTGCCATTCACTTGGAGATGAATCCGCTGCCTCTTACTGTCCAACTTGCAGAAGCCAAACTGAGTTATGGCATTGGAGAAACTGATGCACTTCTAAGAGTCTTACAGACTGGAAAGATGGATCCCCAAGACACAGGAACCATAAAGAAACAGTTGTATGAAAG GCACATGAAAGTTATTGAAAACTTGCGCAAAGAAAGAGAGGAAAGGCTTCATATTTTTAGAAGAAGTCGCAGTCTCAGCCCCCAGAAACAGCTGAGTGCATCACAGACATCGCTGACATCCTTGAAGGAGTCCGATCTGCCCAGCCGCCGGAGAGAgtatctgcagcagctcaggaggGATGTGGTGGATCACACCAG GATTCAGGTACCAAAGAGTAGATCACAGTGTCCTTCTGAAATTGAAGTAATGCTGAAAGACTACCAGAAGGCTCGGGAAGAAGCCAAAACCGAAATTGCTAAAGCAAGGGATAAGTTACGAGAAAGAGCTGAGCTGGAGAGGAGACGGCTACAGCAGGGTAGTCTTAGTAAG GACGATACCAAAATGACGACACTTGTGAGCACCAGCACTTTATTTAGCAATTCCAGTCTCAGTCTGTCTTCCGGACCCACATCCGGGTATAACAGTGGGATGACTGCAACGATTGGTCAGAGCAGCAAAATCGGCAGCCAAGAG ATATTGCCAAGAAGCTTGGATCCAGCTGTGGGAACTGGAAGAGGTCGCTCTGGGGTTAGGAACTGTGACCTGTTTACCCCTACTGATATTTTGGTGCCTG ATCCTCATATAACAAGCTACACCTTAAAGATGGAAGATGTACTTGGAAAATCTCCACAGCGGGATCCACTACTCCAGTCTCCTGCTTCCTACCAGGATCTGGCCACTCAGGTCCAGGCCAGTGCAATGGCAGAG gtaATGACTGCTTGTTCCTATGATATAAAGATGCTTTATAGTCGCCAGGCGGCAGCAGGATGGAT ATACCAGAGCACAGAGAAGGATGTCCTAGTCTACTATAAGGCCTTTGCATCACCGACTAAGCATGGATTTCTAGGAGCCGGAGTCATTAAGAGGCCACTCCATGATGTCTGGTGTGTGGTGAAGGACATTGACACAAGGCGTTTGTATGACCAGTCCATCCTGACAGCCCATGTACATGAGAGAGTGGGCAGCAATGTGCAGCTAG TTCATGTAATGACTGACACGTCACTTTGCTACCTAAAACAACCCAGGGACTTCTGCTGTATGGCTGTAGAATATAAGCAG GAGAAGTGTTACAGCTTGTGCTTCCAATCTGTGTACAATGAGTCTATGCCACGTCCTAATAAAGACACTGTACGAGGAGAGCTCCTTCCCAGCGCATGGATTCTACAGCCGGATACCATCAATGGGGAAGCAGTCACAAGAGTCATATACATGATACAG GTTGATCTCGGAGCGCCAGCTATCCCTTCCAGGCTTCTCAGCGTGATCAGTAAGCGTCAGCCTCTGGTCATTGCAAACTTAGCCAGTTACCTGTGTAGGTAA